The genomic window GGTGAGTTCCCGTCGGTCCGCGCCGGGGAATATCCGACAGGAAATCATTTCAAGCATTTCTCCATCCAGAGGACGTCGAACTCCACCCCGAATTTCGAACCGACCCTATAGAATCTTCCCCACTCCTGAAAACCATTCTTCAGGTGGAAGCTGATGCTCGCATCGTTCAATGAGGATATGTTGGCCATCAGGGACCGTATCCCCCTATGCAGAGCCTGATCGCAGAACAGGCGCAGCATGCCGGTGCCAAGTCCCTTTCCCGTATGGGAAGGCAATATGAAATAGGTCACCTCGGCGGTATGCTTGAAGGATTCGTCCGAATCATACGGCCGCATGAAGCCGAAGCCGACGATCCCGGCCGTTTCGCTGGTGACAGCGACCGCGGGGTAATCCCGGGGTTCCACGTAGAGGTAATCGAAGAAGTCGTACTCGACGGGTCTTTCGGGATAGGCGGCGTAGCTGTTCACGACGAAGTGGTTGAAGATGTCGATGACCGCCTCGCGGTGTTTCCGTGTAATGGGTTCGAAAGCGTATTCCATGAGAGGCCTCCCCCCTTCACAAGGGTCGGGAAGGGAAAGGACTTCCGTGTCGTTGCCCCGGCACACGGATGCAAGACTAGCAGATTCGCCTCGAGGTTCCTAATAAAATCAAACGGATGGTTCATCGGTTCGCCGTGCCGCCCCGAACCGACCCTGCGGCACCGGAGTGACCCGCCGCATCTTCACCGGGAACTGCAGGCGCGCAATCCCGGAAGGATTGCGCGCCTGCAGGCACGCGACGACGGCCCGGTCGAGGTTCAGCCCTTCAGCACGACGTACCTCGTCCCCCGACTGCTCTGCACGAGGAGAACCAGGGCACCCCGCTCGCCCGCCCCGGCAATCCTTTCTTTGAGCTCGCTCGCCGATGTTACGGGCTGACGATTGACCTCCAGGATGACATCCCCCTGCCGCAGGGCGGCCCGATCCGCCGGGCTTCCCGGGAGAACGCCGGCCACGAGTGCCCCGCGCTCCGACTCGAGGCCGAGCTCTTCCGCAACCCGGGGAGGCACATCCCGGAGCTGGAGGCCCCATTTGCCGTGAGCCTGTTTCGAAAATTCCTCCTTCGCCCCTTCCTCGGATTCCTGTTTTCCGATCTTGACGTCCAGCCGCCGCTCGACGCCCTCCCGCATGATCGTCACCGCGGATTCCCTGCCCACCGGGGCCGCGGCGACCATGAACGAGAGATCGTGACTGTCTTTGACGTCCTTGCCTCCAAAGGCGAGGATCACGTCCCCGCGCCGGATCCCGGCCCTGTCGGCGGGACCGCCTTCAACGACGTCCGCCACCAGCGCTCCCTTCCCGTCACCCAGCCCCATTGCCGAGGCAAGATCGGGCGTGATCGACTGGATGCTGACTCCCAGGTACCCCCGAGTCACTTCGCCTTTGGTTTCCAGCTGAGGAATCAGCGGCTTGGCCGTGTTGACGGGAATGGCGAATCCGATTCCCTGGGCGTTCGGGATGATGGCGGTGTTGATCCCCACGACTTCGCCCTTCATATTGAAAAGCGGTCCTCCCGAATTGCCCGGGTTGATCGAGGCATCGGTCTGGATGAAGTCGTCATAGGGGCCCGCCCCAATGACGCGGCCTTTGGCGCTGACGATCCCGGAAGTGACCGTTTCACTGAGACCGAACGGGTTGCCGATGGCCATCACCCAATCCCCGACCTTGAGTTGGTCGGAATCGCCCAGGCTGGCGGCAGGCAGGCTTTTGCCCGCTTCAATTTTGAGAAGCGCGAGGTCGGTCTTGGCATCCCGCCCGACGATTCGCGCTTTGTGTTCCTGCTTGTCGGAAAGCGTCACGGTCACTTCCCTGGCGCCTTCAACCACGTGATTGTTGGTCAGGACATACCCGTCGCCGCGGATGATCACTCCCGAACCTGCGCCCTGCGCCGGGACATTCGGAAATCCCCGCCGGTCGCCGAAAAAATGCCTGAAAAAGTCTCCGAACGGCTGCTCCGGTCCTTCAAAATCGGGGAACTCCGCCCGTTCGATTTTGGTCACCCTGACGTTGACCACCACGGGCGTGAGTTTTGCCGCCAGCGTGGCGAACGGGCTGGTTGGGGTTACTCCTGGCTGATCCCCTTCAGCGGGCGCTGCCTGGGCCGCATCCGGCACCGCGAGAAGTCTACCGGGATTCAATCCCGATGAAGCCGCCAAACCGCCCACAAAGAAGGCCGCGACCACCATCGTCGTCACCTTCGCTTTCAAATGCCGGCCCTGGAGAAAGGGCCTCAATTCGTTCGACATCGCCTGTTCCTCCTTTCCCGAGAATGGAAACCCTTGTGAATCGCGCGCACGGAGATGCCTCACCGTACCGGTTTTCGAACCGGTCTCGACCGGCTTGCGAATCACACGCCCCGGGAAGCCTCCCTCCATGCTCTCGAGAAGGAACATAAGCGGGCGGAATTAAGAAAAGATTAGACGTGGATTAGAAGTCTCTAATGTCGACAGGAAATCGCTCGGCGAGAAAGCCGCGCTCAGGAGGGCGCTTCGGGACTCATGGGAATGTACACGCTGAAGGTGCTTCCCTTCCCGGGAAAGCTTCGAACCTGGATCCGCCCTCCGTGCGCCGTCGCGATGGAGCGGGCAATGCTCAGCCCGAGCCCCGCTCCGCGCTCCGTGCCGGGAGCGGTCATGGGAACCCGTTGAAACGGCAGGAAGATCTTCTCCAAATCCTCGGCGGCAATGCCCGGACCGGAATCGGAAACGTCCACGACGGCGGTTCCATCGGCGGATCGAACGGAAAGCCGCACGACGCCTCCCGGCCGGGTGTACTTGATGGCGTTGTCGACGAGATTGAACAGCAGCCGCCTCAGCCTTTCACGGTCTCCAGGGACCACGACCGGTTCGGCAAGCTCGCTGTCGAATCGGATGGATCGT from Syntrophobacter fumaroxidans MPOB includes these protein-coding regions:
- a CDS encoding DegQ family serine endoprotease, which codes for MSNELRPFLQGRHLKAKVTTMVVAAFFVGGLAASSGLNPGRLLAVPDAAQAAPAEGDQPGVTPTSPFATLAAKLTPVVVNVRVTKIERAEFPDFEGPEQPFGDFFRHFFGDRRGFPNVPAQGAGSGVIIRGDGYVLTNNHVVEGAREVTVTLSDKQEHKARIVGRDAKTDLALLKIEAGKSLPAASLGDSDQLKVGDWVMAIGNPFGLSETVTSGIVSAKGRVIGAGPYDDFIQTDASINPGNSGGPLFNMKGEVVGINTAIIPNAQGIGFAIPVNTAKPLIPQLETKGEVTRGYLGVSIQSITPDLASAMGLGDGKGALVADVVEGGPADRAGIRRGDVILAFGGKDVKDSHDLSFMVAAAPVGRESAVTIMREGVERRLDVKIGKQESEEGAKEEFSKQAHGKWGLQLRDVPPRVAEELGLESERGALVAGVLPGSPADRAALRQGDVILEVNRQPVTSASELKERIAGAGERGALVLLVQSSRGTRYVVLKG
- a CDS encoding GNAT family N-acetyltransferase — its product is MEYAFEPITRKHREAVIDIFNHFVVNSYAAYPERPVEYDFFDYLYVEPRDYPAVAVTSETAGIVGFGFMRPYDSDESFKHTAEVTYFILPSHTGKGLGTGMLRLFCDQALHRGIRSLMANISSLNDASISFHLKNGFQEWGRFYRVGSKFGVEFDVLWMEKCLK